The proteins below come from a single Heliangelus exortis chromosome 31, bHelExo1.hap1, whole genome shotgun sequence genomic window:
- the MCRS1 gene encoding microspherule protein 1, with the protein MAALSWASPRLLMTSEPLPEAAPSMGAPEPRAVGDRSEPPAPGDDVLLSGLMASGATSRSEDEESLAGQKRSSAPASGAVPKRRSSSRFIKRKKFDDELVESSLAKSSSRAKGAGGVEPGRCSGSEPSSSEKKKVSKAVTVPVAPSPVPPPGLAKRMKKSKQPLQVTKDLGRWKPADDLLLINAVLQTNDLTSVHLGVKFSCRFNLREIQERWYALLYDPIISKLACQAMRQLHPEAIAAIQSKVLFSKAEEQLLNKVGSTSQPTLDTFQELLHKHPDVFYPSRTAKALQLHWQLMKQYYLLEDQTVQPLPKGDQVLNFSDAEDMLDDSKLKDVRDEVLEHELTVADRRQKREIRQLEQELHKWQVLVDSITGMSSPDFDSQTLAVLRGRMVRYLMRSREITLGRATKDNQIDVDLALEGPAWKISRKQGVIKLKNNGDFFIANEGRRPIYIDGRPVLGGNKWKLNNNSVVEIASLRFVFLINQDLIALIKAEAAKLAQQ; encoded by the exons ATGGCGGCGCTCTCCTGGGCTTCGCCGCGCCTGCTGATGACGTCAGAGCCCCTTCCGGAAGCGGCGCCCTCCATGGGGGCTCCGGAGCCGAGGGCCGTCGGGGACCGCTCGGAGCCTCCCGCGCCCGGGGATG acgTGCTGCTCTCCGGACTGATGGCGTCGGGCGCCACGAGTCGCTCCGAGGACGAGGAGTCCCTGGCGGGACAGAAGCGGAGCTCAGCCCCGGCCTCGGGCGCCGTCCCCAAACGCCGCAGCTCCTCCCG GTTCATCAAGAGGAAGAAGTTTGATGATGAGTTGGTAGAGAGCTCCCTGGCCAAGTCCTCCAGCAGGGCcaagggggctgggggggtcgAACCCGGGCGCTGCTCGGGCAGTGAACCCTCCTCCAGTGAGAAGAAGAAG gtCTCCAAGGCAGTGACAGTCCCCGTGgcccccagccctgtgccaccCCCAGGCCTGGCCAAACggatgaagaaaagcaaacaacccCTGCAGGTGACCAAGGACCTGGGGCGCTGGAAACCTGCGGACGATCTCCTGCTCATCAACGCCGTGCTGCAG ACCAACGATTTGACCTCAGTGCACCTGGGGGTGAAGTTCAGCTGCCGCTTCAACCTGCGGGAGATCCAGGAGCGTTGGTACGCGCTGCTCTACGACCCCATCATCTCCAA ACTGGCCTGCCAAGCCATGAGGCAGCTGCACCCCGAGGCCATCGCTGCCATCCAGAGCAAAGTGCTCTTCAGCAAAGCCGAGGAGCAGCTGCTCAACAAAGTGGGATCG ACCAGCCAGCCCACCCTcgacaccttccaggagctgctccacaAACACCCCGACGTCTTCTACCCCTCCCGCACTGCCAAGGCCCTGCAGCTCCACTGGCAGCTGATGAAGCAGTACTACCTGCTGGAGGACCAGACTG tGCAGCCGCTGCCCAAGGGAGACCAAGTCCTGAACTTCTCGGATGCTGAGGACATGCTGGATGACAGCAAACTCAA GGATGTGCGGGATGAGGTGCTGGAGCACG aGCTGACCGTGGCTGACCGGAGGCAGAAGCGGGAGATCcggcagctggagcaggagctgcacaAGTGGCAGGTTCTGGTTGACAGCATCACAG GGATGAGCTCCCCAGACTTTGACAGCCAGACCCTGGCCGTGCTGCGGGGCCGCATGGTGCGGTACCTGATGCGCTCCCGGGAG ATCACTCTGGGCAGAGCCACCAAGGACAATCAGATCGATGTGGACCTGGCGCTGGAGGGACCCGCCTGGAAGATCTCCCGCAAGCAGG gtgTCATTAAGCTGAAGAACAATGGGGATTTCTTCATTGCTAACGAGGGCCGGCGCCCCATCTACATCGACGGCCGCCCTGTGCTGGGTGGCAACAAGTGGAAACTCAACAACAACTCCGTGGTGGAG ATCGCCAGCCTCCGCTTTGTCTTCCTCATCAACCAGGACCTGATTGCCCTCATCAAGGCTGAGGCAGCCAAACTGGCCCAGCAGTGA
- the SPATS2 gene encoding spermatogenesis-associated serine-rich protein 2 isoform X2: protein MSKKQNIKDPSGFIFDVQSKTVMAQGGTFENMKEKISAVRAIVPNRSNNEIVLVLQHFDNCVDKTVQAFMEGNASEVLKEWTVTGKKKNKKKKTKPKPQAESSPGRPEPGKSVSTEEEQSGNSEKGGINGFHVNGCAHDTESVDSLSEGLDSLSIDARELEECEAAAPGRTVPELENGITDFDPKSLILHPSQSSSSLRQQPEHRNTPSSLSRPGAAASSPSSLSVQRLEDLPVTPTSRKLGSNIEKSVKDLQRCTVSLARYRVVVKEEMDTSIKKMKQVFAELQSSLMDREVALLAEMDKVKAEAMEILLSRQRKAEALKKLTEVAVRMSEEQLVELRADIKHFVSERKYDEDLGRVARFSCDLDTLKKSIATFGQVSHPKNSYSTRSRCSSGAPPSAPTPTPAPPTCASATSSLTPPTKRPSSSADPTGGTRPPQPSREGSRRSGGGPRTPGQRHTGAPPAPGRYGSGHRARPSPGQPQGKQPPPSPPGPPPLQHRAQGAPPTQAPSQSPGRSQFLRPGAAAPPSPPPRERLHCAGFVPFGLGFFFPLFSSLPHPPLPHPPQICFVFFSQP from the exons ATgtctaaaaagcaaaatataaaag ATCCATCTGGCTTCATTTTTGATGTGCAGTCCAAAACTGTGATGGCCCAAGGAGGAACCTTTGAAAACATGAAGGAGAAG atCAGTGCTGTCCGGGCCATCGTCCCCAACAGGAGCAACAATGAGATTGTCCTTGTCCTGCAGCATTTTGACAACTGTGTGGACAAAACTGTGCAGGCTTTTATGGAAG GCAATGCCAGTGAAGTGCTGAAGGAATGGActgtaacaggcaaaaaaaag aacaagaagaagaaaaccaaaccaaagccaCAAGCTGAGTCGAGCCCCGGCCGCCCAGAACCCGGGAAATCGGTGTCCACTGAAGAGGAGCAGTCAGGAAACTCAGAGAAAGGTGGAATTAATGGTTTCCATGTCAACGGCTGTGCCCACGACACCGAATCCGTGGATTCTCTGAGTGAGGGATTGGATTCCCTCTCCATTGATGCCCGGGAGCTGGAGGAGTGCGAGGCTGCGGCGCCCGGGAGGACAG TGCCTGAACTAGAGAATGGGATAACAGACTTTGACCCAAAATCGCTCATCCTGCATCCTTCCCAGAGCTCCTCCTCCCTCCGACAGCAGCCTGAGCACAGGAACACTCCCAGCTCTCTGTCCCGACCAGGAGCCGCcgcctcctctccctcctccctctccgTCCAGCGCCTGGAAGACCTCCCCGTCACCCCCACCAGCAGGAAGCTGG GTTCTAACATTGAAAAATCAGTGAAGGATCTCCAGCGCTGCACCGTGTCGCTGGCGCGGTACCGGGTGGTGGTGAAGGAGGAGATGGACACTTCCATCAAGAAGATGAAGCAGGTgtttgctgagctgcagagcag CCTCATGGATCGGGAAGTGGCTTTGCTGGCTGAGATGGACAAAGTGAAAGCAGAAGCAA TGGAGATCCTGCTGAGCcggcagaggaaagcagaagccCTGAAGAAGCTGACAGAGGTGGCAGTGAGGATGTCAGAGGAGCAGCTGGTGGAGCTCCGGGCTGACATCAAG cactttGTGAGCGAGCGCAAGTACGACGAGGACCTGGGGAGGGTGGCAAGGTTCTCCTGTGACCTGGACACCCTCAAGAAGAGCATTGCCACCTTCGGGcaag tttccCACCCCAAGAACAGTTACTCCACCCGCTCACGCTGCAGCTCCGGGGCCCCCCCGAGTGCTCCCACCCCGACCCCCGCACCCCCCACCTGTgcctctgccacctccagccTTACCCCCCCCACCAAGAGACCCTCGTCCTCAGCAGATCCAACGGGGGGCACCCGGCCCCCCCAACCCTCCCGAGAG GGGTCCAGGAGATCTGGAGGGGGGCCCAGGACCCCGGGGCAGCGCCACACTGGggcccccccagcccccggGCGCTACGGCAGCGGCCACCGAGCGAGGCCGAGCCcggggcagccccagggcaaGCAgccccccccgtcccccccaggacccccccccctccagcacagagcccaAGGGGCTCCCCCAACGCAAGCCCCGAGCCAGTCGCCAGGAAGGAGCCAATTCCTGagacctggagctgctgcccccccctcacccccccccagGGAACGTTTACACTGCGCAGGTTTTGTGCCatttgggttggggtttttttttccccttttttcttcccttcctcacccccccctcccccaccccccccagatCTGCTTTGTGTTCTTCTCACAGCCCTGA
- the SPATS2 gene encoding spermatogenesis-associated serine-rich protein 2 isoform X1: protein MSKKQNIKDPSGFIFDVQSKTVMAQGGTFENMKEKISAVRAIVPNRSNNEIVLVLQHFDNCVDKTVQAFMEGNASEVLKEWTVTGKKKNKKKKTKPKPQAESSPGRPEPGKSVSTEEEQSGNSEKGGINGFHVNGCAHDTESVDSLSEGLDSLSIDARELEECEAAAPGRTAVPELENGITDFDPKSLILHPSQSSSSLRQQPEHRNTPSSLSRPGAAASSPSSLSVQRLEDLPVTPTSRKLGSNIEKSVKDLQRCTVSLARYRVVVKEEMDTSIKKMKQVFAELQSSLMDREVALLAEMDKVKAEAMEILLSRQRKAEALKKLTEVAVRMSEEQLVELRADIKHFVSERKYDEDLGRVARFSCDLDTLKKSIATFGQVSHPKNSYSTRSRCSSGAPPSAPTPTPAPPTCASATSSLTPPTKRPSSSADPTGGTRPPQPSREGSRRSGGGPRTPGQRHTGAPPAPGRYGSGHRARPSPGQPQGKQPPPSPPGPPPLQHRAQGAPPTQAPSQSPGRSQFLRPGAAAPPSPPPRERLHCAGFVPFGLGFFFPLFSSLPHPPLPHPPQICFVFFSQP from the exons ATgtctaaaaagcaaaatataaaag ATCCATCTGGCTTCATTTTTGATGTGCAGTCCAAAACTGTGATGGCCCAAGGAGGAACCTTTGAAAACATGAAGGAGAAG atCAGTGCTGTCCGGGCCATCGTCCCCAACAGGAGCAACAATGAGATTGTCCTTGTCCTGCAGCATTTTGACAACTGTGTGGACAAAACTGTGCAGGCTTTTATGGAAG GCAATGCCAGTGAAGTGCTGAAGGAATGGActgtaacaggcaaaaaaaag aacaagaagaagaaaaccaaaccaaagccaCAAGCTGAGTCGAGCCCCGGCCGCCCAGAACCCGGGAAATCGGTGTCCACTGAAGAGGAGCAGTCAGGAAACTCAGAGAAAGGTGGAATTAATGGTTTCCATGTCAACGGCTGTGCCCACGACACCGAATCCGTGGATTCTCTGAGTGAGGGATTGGATTCCCTCTCCATTGATGCCCGGGAGCTGGAGGAGTGCGAGGCTGCGGCGCCCGGGAGGACAG CAGTGCCTGAACTAGAGAATGGGATAACAGACTTTGACCCAAAATCGCTCATCCTGCATCCTTCCCAGAGCTCCTCCTCCCTCCGACAGCAGCCTGAGCACAGGAACACTCCCAGCTCTCTGTCCCGACCAGGAGCCGCcgcctcctctccctcctccctctccgTCCAGCGCCTGGAAGACCTCCCCGTCACCCCCACCAGCAGGAAGCTGG GTTCTAACATTGAAAAATCAGTGAAGGATCTCCAGCGCTGCACCGTGTCGCTGGCGCGGTACCGGGTGGTGGTGAAGGAGGAGATGGACACTTCCATCAAGAAGATGAAGCAGGTgtttgctgagctgcagagcag CCTCATGGATCGGGAAGTGGCTTTGCTGGCTGAGATGGACAAAGTGAAAGCAGAAGCAA TGGAGATCCTGCTGAGCcggcagaggaaagcagaagccCTGAAGAAGCTGACAGAGGTGGCAGTGAGGATGTCAGAGGAGCAGCTGGTGGAGCTCCGGGCTGACATCAAG cactttGTGAGCGAGCGCAAGTACGACGAGGACCTGGGGAGGGTGGCAAGGTTCTCCTGTGACCTGGACACCCTCAAGAAGAGCATTGCCACCTTCGGGcaag tttccCACCCCAAGAACAGTTACTCCACCCGCTCACGCTGCAGCTCCGGGGCCCCCCCGAGTGCTCCCACCCCGACCCCCGCACCCCCCACCTGTgcctctgccacctccagccTTACCCCCCCCACCAAGAGACCCTCGTCCTCAGCAGATCCAACGGGGGGCACCCGGCCCCCCCAACCCTCCCGAGAG GGGTCCAGGAGATCTGGAGGGGGGCCCAGGACCCCGGGGCAGCGCCACACTGGggcccccccagcccccggGCGCTACGGCAGCGGCCACCGAGCGAGGCCGAGCCcggggcagccccagggcaaGCAgccccccccgtcccccccaggacccccccccctccagcacagagcccaAGGGGCTCCCCCAACGCAAGCCCCGAGCCAGTCGCCAGGAAGGAGCCAATTCCTGagacctggagctgctgcccccccctcacccccccccagGGAACGTTTACACTGCGCAGGTTTTGTGCCatttgggttggggtttttttttccccttttttcttcccttcctcacccccccctcccccaccccccccagatCTGCTTTGTGTTCTTCTCACAGCCCTGA
- the DNAJC22 gene encoding dnaJ homolog subfamily C member 22, translating into MAKRLLVAYGLWALGGPLGLHHIYLGRDSHALLWMLTLGGFGAAWLWDFWHIPGWVATANGTQVPGDRGGTPPALSPLRLLGEVAVGTYFGLVAALGMPGVPGLLAQPLAVGLGVQLVASVGDQTTEVPSTLAASFLASVFFQGRVLAVLPSSLAASLAAQRHRRYKHRDTSRPRLAARLYHLGLACLVFATPFACRGLRGAAGVLGTLLSLPRAATELLILPLRAGWLLAEGMGMAGGSRGREGGDGFERSSRSERQQWAYEVLGLPLGSSPEDVHRSYRELVKLWHPDHNRERAEEAERRFIELQEAYEELVGPRRAAAAG; encoded by the exons atggCCAAGCGGCTACTGGTGGCCTACGGGCTGTGGGCTCTGGGGGGGCCGCTGGGGCTGCACCACATTTACCTGGGCCGGGACAGCCACGCTCTGCTCTGGATGCTGACGCTGGGCGGGTTCggtgctgcctggctctgggatTTCTGGCACATCCCCGGCTGGGTCGCCACCGCCAACGGGACCCAAGTGCCCGGGGACCGAGGGGGGACCCCGCCGGCCCTCAGCCCCCTGCGCCTGCTGGGGGAGGTGGCGGTGGGGACGTATTTCGGGCTGGTGGCAGCGCTGGGGATGCCCGGGGTGCCGGGGCTGCTGGCTCAGCCTCTGGCCGTGGGTCTGGGGGTTCAGTTGGTGGCTTCGGTGGGGGACCAGACCACGGAGGTGCCCAGCACCCTGGCCGCATCCTTCCTCGCCTCCGTCTTCTTCCAGGGCCGGGTGCTGGCGGTGCTGCCCTCCAGCCTGGCCGCTTCCCTGGCCGCCCAGAGGCACCGGCGTTACAAACACCGGGACACGTCCCGGCCCCGGTTGGCAGCCCGGCTCTACCACCTGGGCTTGGCTTGCTTGGTTTTCGCCACCCCCTTCGCCTGCCGTGGGCTCCGCGGTGCCGCCGGGGTGCTGGGGaccctcctgtccctgccccgAGCTGCCACCGAGCTCCTGATCCTTCCCCTCCGCGCCGGGTGGCTcctggcagaggggatgggAATGGCCGGAGGATcccgggggagggagggaggagacgGATTCGAGAGGAGCAGCCGGAGCGAGAGGCAGCAATGGGCGTACGAg GTCCTGGGTCTCCCGTTGGGCTCCTCTCCCGAGGACGTGCACCGGAGCTACCGGGAGCTGGTGAAGCTTTGGCACCCGGACCACAACCGGGAGCGGGCAGAGGAGGCCGAGAGACGTTTCATCGAGCTGCAGGAAGCCTACGAGGAGCTGGTGGGACCCAGGAGAGCGGCGGCAGCAGGGTGA